The Qipengyuania oceanensis genome includes the window ACTGCTTGCCCTCGGTCAGCACCCAGTGCCAGTTGTCGGTCACCGGCGTTTCCGCCATCGGGCAGCCCATGTCGCGCCATTCCGGGAACAGTTCGTTCAGCGCCTTCGGATCGACGACCGCGCCCGACAGGATATGCGCGCCGATCTCCGAACCTTTTTCCAGCACCACGACCTCGAGGTTCTCGTCGATCTGCTTGAGACGGATCGCGGCGGAAAGGCCAGCCACGCCTCCGCCGATGACGACCACGTCGCAAGGCATCGACTCACGCTCAATCGTCTCGGCGACAGTCTCGGTGCTCATGGATAAGTCCCTTGTTGATTCAAAATGCCGCTACGCCTTGATTGCTGGCGGTTGAGAGGTCAAGACATAGCCACCGACCATGATGGCAGAAAACTCCCGAAAACACGGCTCGAGCCGCTTTGCCGACGAGCTGGGAGCAGCGCTCGACTGGTGGCGCGATGCGGGCGTCGACACCGGCTTCAGCGACGAGCCGATCGACCGGCTGGCAGAAGCGGCGGCCGAGCGGGAAGATGCCGTGCCCGCGCCGACGCCCGCGGTCCCGCCGCTGCCGATTGGCGACGGGCAGACGGGCGCGCACTCCAGCGCGCAGCCGCAGCAGATCGGCGGCGAGCCTTCGGCCTGGCCGAGCGACCTCGCCACTTTCCGGCAATGGTGGATGGATGACCCGAGCGTCGAGGCGGGAGGAACGGGTCCGCGGATTGCGCCGCGAGGGGCAGGCGGTGCGGAACTGATGGTGCTGGTCGCACAGCCTGGACCGGAGGATCGCGAGAACTTGCTCGAAGGGCGTCATGGACAGCTGCTGGCGGCTTTCCTGCGCGCGGCGGGTGTCGATGAGAACGGCATCTACCTCGCCAGCGCCCTGCCCCGCAGCATCGCGATGCCTGACTGGGCTGGATTGCAGGCACGCGGCCTCGGCGAACTGGCGAAGCATCACGTTGCGCTCGCCGCCCCACGGCGGCTTTTGATCCTCTCACGCAACATCCTGCCGCTGATGGGACACGATATGGCGCAAGGCCCTCACCTGCTGACTCGCGAACACGGCATGACGCGGGATGTGCCGGTGCTGGCCGCCGCGGGGCTCGAAGAGTTGCTGCGTTCAGGCAAGAGGCGTCAACGCTTGTGGCAGGACTGGCTCGACTGGACCGCCGATTGAGGGAAATTCACATGGGTCGTCTTACCGTTCTTGCGCTGGCTGCCGGACTAATCGTTTCCGCCACGCCTGCGCTGGCACAGCAGCAGCCCTCGCTCGGCTCCGCGCCGGTACGGGTGAACCAGAACGTGCCCGCCGTCATGTCGACAGACGAACGCGCGTTCTATCGCAGCCTGTTCGGTGCGATCGATCGCCAGAGCTGGACGGAAGTGCAAGCCATGCTCGCCCAGCGCCCCGATGGCCTGCTGACCGGCATGGCCACCGCGGAATTCTACCTGCACCGAAACAGCCCGCGGGTCGAACTGCCGCAGATCGAGGCGTGGCTTGCGAACAATCGCAACCTGCCCCAGGCCGAGCAGATGGTGCTGCTGGGACAGAAGCGCGGTCTCTCCCAGGCGCCCTACCTTCCCGAAGCGAGCAAGTTCACCTGGCAGGGCAGCGCGCCGCTCAGGACCAAGCCACGGCCGACCAACGACGGCACCATGCCTGCCGAGATCGCATCGGCGATCGAAGACCGGATCAAGAATGACGATCCTTCCGGCGCGCGCCTGCTGCTCGATGGCATCGATGCATCGCTCAGCAGCGCGGCGCGAGCCGAATGGCGCCAGCGCGTCGCGTGGAGCTATTACATCGAGAACCAGGACGCATCGGCTTATGCCATGGCGCAGACCGCGTTACAGGGCAGCGGACCTTGGGTCGCGGAAGCGGACTGGACGGCCGGCCTTGCGGCGTGGCGGATGAACGATTGCGCCGATGCCGCGACCTCCTTCAAGCGGGCCGCGGCTGGCTCGGACAATGTCGAACTGCGGACCGCGGCGCATTACTGGGCGAGCCGGGCGCTCGTCCGCTGCCGCAAGCCCGGCGAAGCGCAGGACGAACTGCGCCGAGCAACCGGTTACGACGAGACGCTTTACGGGATGCTGGCGGCAGAGCAGCTCGGCCAGACCCTCCCTAACCGAGCGGTGTCGACACGGTTCGACGGTGACGACTGGCGTCAGCTGGCTCGCGAACAGAATATCCGGATCGCCGTGGCGCTCACGGAGATCGGCCGCGACGGCCTTGCGGACGAGGTCCTGCGCCACCAGGCCAAGATCGGCAATCCCTCCGATTTCGACGAGATCTCGAGACTGGCCCGCGCGATGGGGCTGCCGGCGACCCAGCTCTATCTTGCCCACAACGCCCCTCGCGGCGCGAAGAGCGATCCGGCGCTGCGGTATCCGACCGCCAGCTGGGAGCCAGCGAATGGCTGGCGGGTGGATCCCGCTCTCGCCTTTGCCCACACGCTGCAGGAATCGCGGTTCCAGACCAGCGCGATCAGCCCGGCCCAGGCACGCGGCCTGATGCAGATCACCCCGATCACGGTGCGCCAGCATGCCCCGCGCATCGGCCTCAGCGCCACCTACGACGATCTCGACGATCCTCGTATCAATCTCGCATTCGGCCAGCAGAACCTTGAAATGCTAAGAGATTCCGGCGCGACCCAAGGCAAGCTCCCGAAGATCATGGCCGCCTACAACGCGGGCCTCACCCCGATCACCCGCTGGAACAGCGAGGTACGCGACCAGAACGATCCGCTGCTCTACATGGAATCGATCCCCTACTGGGAAACGCGCAGCTACGTTGCCATCGTGATGCGCAATTACTGGATGTATCAGCGCCAGGCCGCGCTGGAATCGGACAGCCGCAAGGCACTGGCCGGCAATGCCTGGCCCCTGTTCCCGCGTGCAACCGACAGCAACCGTCGCACGATGGAGGCCCGTTACTGATGGCGATCGACGAAAGCCGGACTTTCAAGCCCATCAATATCGCCGTGCTGACCGTCTCGGACACGCGGACCGAAGCCGACGACACATCCGGCGAC containing:
- a CDS encoding transglycosylase SLT domain-containing protein, whose protein sequence is MGRLTVLALAAGLIVSATPALAQQQPSLGSAPVRVNQNVPAVMSTDERAFYRSLFGAIDRQSWTEVQAMLAQRPDGLLTGMATAEFYLHRNSPRVELPQIEAWLANNRNLPQAEQMVLLGQKRGLSQAPYLPEASKFTWQGSAPLRTKPRPTNDGTMPAEIASAIEDRIKNDDPSGARLLLDGIDASLSSAARAEWRQRVAWSYYIENQDASAYAMAQTALQGSGPWVAEADWTAGLAAWRMNDCADAATSFKRAAAGSDNVELRTAAHYWASRALVRCRKPGEAQDELRRATGYDETLYGMLAAEQLGQTLPNRAVSTRFDGDDWRQLAREQNIRIAVALTEIGRDGLADEVLRHQAKIGNPSDFDEISRLARAMGLPATQLYLAHNAPRGAKSDPALRYPTASWEPANGWRVDPALAFAHTLQESRFQTSAISPAQARGLMQITPITVRQHAPRIGLSATYDDLDDPRINLAFGQQNLEMLRDSGATQGKLPKIMAAYNAGLTPITRWNSEVRDQNDPLLYMESIPYWETRSYVAIVMRNYWMYQRQAALESDSRKALAGNAWPLFPRATDSNRRTMEARY